In one window of Episyrphus balteatus chromosome 3, idEpiBalt1.1, whole genome shotgun sequence DNA:
- the LOC129913435 gene encoding uncharacterized protein LOC129913435 isoform X2, translating into MGFRLFFSFLMLISLEFSYFVLLETCPTEGQTSITELRTKISLESIDNQSALGVDSQSHSVENKLRQLRSTSAEEENSGEQKGPVEDIAAIKQIVDLLRNVGQRVIPIVMQGASVLNNLLSNLDA; encoded by the exons ATGGGTTTCCGacttttctttagttttttgaTGTTAATTTCGTTggaattttcatattttgttttactaGAAACATGTCCAACG GAAGGCCAAACTTCAATTACGGAATTGAGGACTAAAATTTCCTTGGAATCCATTGACAACCAGAGTGCCTTAGGTGTGGATAGTCAAAGTCATTCTGTGGAAAACAAATTAAGACAATTGCGTTCTACATCGGCTGAAGAAGAAAATTCTGGAGAACAGAAAGGACCAGTCGAGGATATAGCAGCAATAAAACAAATTGTCGATCTTCTGAGAAATGTTGGCCAAAGAGTCATACCTATTGTAATGCAAGGTGCATCAG TATTGAACAATCTTCTTTCAAATTTGGATGCATAA
- the LOC129913435 gene encoding uncharacterized protein LOC129913435 isoform X1: MGFRLFFSFLMLISLEFSYFVLLETCPTQEGQTSITELRTKISLESIDNQSALGVDSQSHSVENKLRQLRSTSAEEENSGEQKGPVEDIAAIKQIVDLLRNVGQRVIPIVMQGASVLNNLLSNLDA, from the exons ATGGGTTTCCGacttttctttagttttttgaTGTTAATTTCGTTggaattttcatattttgttttactaGAAACATGTCCAACG CAGGAAGGCCAAACTTCAATTACGGAATTGAGGACTAAAATTTCCTTGGAATCCATTGACAACCAGAGTGCCTTAGGTGTGGATAGTCAAAGTCATTCTGTGGAAAACAAATTAAGACAATTGCGTTCTACATCGGCTGAAGAAGAAAATTCTGGAGAACAGAAAGGACCAGTCGAGGATATAGCAGCAATAAAACAAATTGTCGATCTTCTGAGAAATGTTGGCCAAAGAGTCATACCTATTGTAATGCAAGGTGCATCAG TATTGAACAATCTTCTTTCAAATTTGGATGCATAA